The Dermacentor variabilis isolate Ectoservices chromosome 4, ASM5094787v1, whole genome shotgun sequence genome contains the following window.
TCCTATGAAATCGATATTCACTTTCGCATTAATTACATGGCCACGTGAGTACACGTCTGGAGCAATTAAGGAAAGCTGGTGGCAACTTCCTTCGGTAGTTTGTTCCGGTCCGAAGTTGTCCGCGGAaaaaatgacattaaatcttaCAGTTTTTCACCTTTATCATTTATCTTTGTTGACATGGTCTCGTCGTAAATAACACTAACACTAATTGTTATGCTTAAATTTTTGTGGCTTGAAACATAAGCCATACGTTATTTTCTCGAAAACAAATTTTCGCGTCCTGAGGAAGAAAAGGGTATAAATCAAGCTGCACGATGAACTGAAGCTATGCGACAGTCCGCTTGCTTTCCATCGTAATAATCATTGGGATGGCATGCTGTAGTTTGCTTAATTAGATTATTTTACAACATCAAGTACATAGGCAGCATGTGTTTTTCGATATATATTACATGTGCCCAGATCAAGATCGGCAACCTGCGAACAATTCTCAGCACATGAAACCATCGAGAACAATTAAGATCACCTGCACGATGACTACTGAGAGCAGGCCGACCATTTTGCGGGTAGCTGATGACCAGAATCGTTTTGGTTTCCGCAATACGTTACCAGCTTGTCCAGCGTGTTTGTGTAACACGAGCAGTCGTGTGTGACACAAGCATATGCTCCCCACTTTCTCACCAATTGATGGTTTGCTCCTCAATTTACAGGTATCAGAAATCGCGATCAGCTTTACTGCAAGGGAGAGGTTTGGAAATTGCCCTTATGAAAATTTATCGAACCGACCAGTTTGTTTTGCCTGGGGTGAGTTCTCTGCGTCGGTGTTTGTTACGTCCACTTTCTCGGTATTTTGTTTCACGTTCTTCGCTTATTTCATTTCCTGTAAGTTGATACAAAGAAAAGAGGCATTCAGCTCTATACGCCATTCCTAACCTGGCATGCAACTTCTTAAACACACTTCCTCTGGCACAAAAAACGCTTCCTTAATGCAGAGATGAATGGCGAGCTACAAAGATAGTGTTATCTGAATTCGCTGTGCGTCAAGCGTAGATGAAAATAATGAACATTCCAGTTGCGAAAAGCAGAGGTGGGAATTTTCGTCGACGTGCATTGAAGTGGAGTGGATGCTTGGAAACTAATTTAGCTTTATCTCTTAGGTATTTTGTACGTTCAAATTCACTGATGTAGATGACTATATGATCGAGTAGACGAATGATATTACTGGATGAAATATATGCTAACATTTCTTTTCCAATTCCCTGGGCCACTTGCTAATCCGGCGCAGCGTGCGCGTCAGCCAGGGACGGTTGAGGTTGTCGACGCCAGGTTCGTTACGTTACGGGGGCGCGAAAACCGACCCTCCTGTAGTTCACCGCGTGTGCCCCGCCGCACCACCTAGACGCATTTTGTACGAAATGCAGCCATCTTGCTCGACGAGACGCGGGCGCGGCGCATTCTGGGTGACGAGGCCGGCGGGGAATGTCGCACGTGGCGCCGACTGCAGCCAAGTGCATCCCGACTGACGGTGGATACGTAGCTCGGGCCTTGTGCCGGACCACGGAGTGAGGCGCGTTGACTGGCGTGGCGTCGCCGCACCGAGCGCGCCCGTGTGTCGACGCTACGTGTGACTATAAAGTGGCCTTCGTCGCCGTAATAGTGTGATCAGCGTCGGTAGACACTGCTGCAGTCTCTCTCTCCTGAACATATAGCGGTTTAACATTGGCGGGGGCTCAGGTATGAAGTGTGTAGCATCGCCAAGAAAAGCCAACCCACAAACAGCGCCCCCTATGCGCATTACTGAATAATCCTGGTGCGACAACTGGGCTGAGAGGGGGAGGGCCACGGGAAGCGCGGCACTCAACACGGTGTGGAGTAAACGTTCCTTTGAGTTTTACTCGAGTCCAGTCTTCTTATCTGGAATAGAGATAACTCCCGTACCGGGAACAGACactacaaactggcgacgaggatcaTTCAACTTCAAGAAGTCCACACGGCACCAGAAGAGGCCAAGAAACAAATCAGTGCACgccaatcaagaaaaaaaaaagccacgcaaGTAGGAAGCCATGCTGCCCGCCTTCTGGCCATTCGACCCGTACACGGACCCAACGTCGCTCGCCCAGCGGTGGACGAAATGGCAAGCACGTTTTGACAACTTTCTTCTAGCAGCAAACATACAGAATGCAGCCCGCAAACGCGCTATGCTGCTGCACTACGCAGGAGATGCGGTGCACGACATTTTTCTGACGCTTCCGGATCGAGGCACGGACTATGAAATGGCAGTCGCGAAGCTGAACGCACATTTTGCAGCAAGAAAGAACGCGGTCTACGAGAGGCATGTTTTTCGTCAAGAAAAACAAAGCTCCGAAGAAACAGTGGACCAATTTCAAGTCCGACTCAGAAAGTTGGCTGCGACATGCGAGTTTACGAACGAAGAACAAGAAATCGTATCGCTAATGATAGAAGGCAGCAATTCAGCTAAGCTGCGCCGCAGTGCATTACGAGAGCGCGATGTCACGCTGGAGAAAATCATGGAAATAGGCCGCAGCCTCGAGACAGCAGAGTTCCAAGCAACCAGCATGGAAGGCCGCGAGCGCGTTGAACCTGTGGAGAAAGTCACAAAGATAAAGCAGTGGCGGCGCAGTGAGCCTTCGAGCAACCAGTCAGAACACAAGCTGTCGGGCAATCGTCCAGAGAACAAGCAAGCTGAGAAGTGCAGCTGTTGTGGAGGAGCGTGGCCTCACAAAGGAGGGAAATTGAGCCCTCCAGCATGGGGAGCTACATGCCACAAGTGTCAAAAGAAAAACCACTTCGCCAAGTTCTGCAGACAAAGACTCACTGTACACTCCATTGACGTCACGGGCACCGCCGCAAGCACACAACAGGACACAAGCGTGGAGGATTGCGTCTTTCACGTGCAGAGTCACAGGCAAGAATTACCAGTGGTAACAGTCAAAATCAACGACACACCACTTGAGTTTTCTGTGGATTCTGGAGCAAAATCAACGTCATCGGGGTGACAACATGGCAAAAGCACCTACAGACGATGCCGCTAgagcacacaaacacaaagctggTACCATATGGAGTCACCCAAAAAATCCCAGTCATGGGAAAGTTCTCTGCAACGTTCCGTGCTCTAGACCAAGTCATCGAAGCGACAGTGTACGTTCTAAAAGGGACACATGGATCGCTTTTGAGCTACAAGACAGCCTCTGATCTAAAGCTCATCACAATACTTCAGCTGGTCACAGAACACAGTAGTGTTGACGCACAGAGTTTCCGAAGCTGTTTGGCAAGGTCGGTCGGCTCAAGAACTTTCAAGTAAAGCTGAACATCTCACAAGATGTCCAACCAGTCGGGCGACAACACCGTTGCATTCCTTTCCAAATGAGAAAAGCGCTGGAGACCGAGATCACACGCCTGGAGGAGCTAGACATCATAGAGAAAGTAACAGGACCAACACCTTGGGTGTCACCAATCGTCATTGTTCCCAAACGCCATGATCCCAACGAAGTCAGAATGTGTCTCGACATGCGAGAAGCCAACGTGGCCATTGCTAGAGAAAGACACGTCATGCCCACAGTAGAAGATGTTATCAGCATTCTGAACTTAGCCGCCTACTTTTCAAAGTTGGACCTGAAAGAGGGCTACCATCAGCTCGAGCTTGCTGAAGAATCCAGGGTGATAACAACGTTCTCTACACACTGTGGTCTGAGGAGATACAACAGACTATTGTTTGGTGTCAATGCCGCCGCAGAGATTTTTCAAGACACCATAAGGCAAGTACTCCCGGATGAGGACGGAATCATCAATGTCAGTGACGACATCCTCATCTCTAGATGCACCATAACAGAGCACGACCGAAGACTGCGTCTGGTGTTGAAGCACCTGGAAGATTCCGGGCTGACTCTGAATGAAAACAAGTGCGTCCTAGGCACTAACAAGCTGAAATTTTTTGGACACGTGTTCTCATCTGCAGGAGTCAGTGTGGATCCAGAAAAGGTTAAAGCAGTAGCCAGAATGACAGCCCCAAAAACCCCAACCGAGGTTAGAAGCCTCCTTGGCATGGTAAACCATTGCTCTAGATTCATTCCTCGCTTAGCCCAAATGGTGGATCCATTGAGGAAGCTCACACATGCCGGCACAGAATTCTGCTGGAACGAAGAGCACCAGAAGGCCCTAGATGACGTGAAGAAAGAAATATCTCGAATGCGCACCCTAGCATACTTCGACGACACAAAAGAGACCCACGTCTTCATTGATGCTGGACCAGAAGGTATAGTGGGAGTTCTGGCTCAAGAAGATTCAAGCGACAAAAGCCGCAGCATTCTGGCGTACTTCCGCAGAGCATTGACACCAATGGAGAGAGGATATCCCCACATCCACCGTGAAATGTTGGCCATAGTGGCAGCTATTGAACACTTTCACATCAACCTCGCCGGGGGAAAGTTCACGATGAAGACAGACCACCTGCCTTTGGTGTCTATCATTCGAAAGCCCAGCACAAAGCTCTCAGCAAGGTTTGAACGACTGAGCCTGAGACTGAGACTGAGCCAGCATTACACCTTCGAGATTGAACAAATTGCAGGGAAGAATAGCCCCGCGGACTACCTGTCAAGGCATGCACCACCTACCGACACTGTCGTCCCCAGTGAAGAAGCAAGTGCGATAGAAGAGTTTGTCCCCTTCGTCGTGGAATCAGCTGTTCCACAGGCACTGACTTTGCAAGAAATCGAAAAAACATACGCAGAAGGTGCTCAGATGCAGCTTTTGATCAAGGCTCTGCGAACGAACAACCCAAAGACTTGTGACGACATGTGGAAAAGCGACAGGCTGAAACCATTTGCTCAAATCAAGGACGAGCTCACAGTTGCCGAAAACGAGACTGATAAAAGAGGGACGAGCCTGATAATTCCTGAACAAGCACAGGCTCAGGTCATTCGCCTAGCGCACAGAGGTCACCAAGGAGTGGTGAAGACCAAGCAATTGATTCGAGAAAAAGTGTGGTTTCCGGGGATTTACAAGAAAGTAGAGGTGGCTATAAAAGACTGTGAAGCATGCCAGAGAACCGTGGTTGAAAACAAGACATCACTGCTAATCATGACACCACTTCCAAATGGACCATGGTAGTCTGTGGCAGCAGACTTTGCTGGCCCCCTACCTGGCAACAAGTACGTTCTTGTGGTTGTCGACGAGTACTCGCGTTTTCCTCTGACAGCAGCACTCTCCTCTCTAAGTTCAAAATCTGGGACGGAGAAACTAAGCGAAATGTTCACAGTACACGGAATGGCACAGACACTAAAGACAGACAATGGACCTCCCTTCTCCGGGAAGGAGTTTGCAGAGTTCATGAAATCTTGTGGAATTCACCTTCATCGCGTCACTCCTCTGTGGCCTCAAGCCAATGGAGAGGTCGAAAGATTCATGAGAAACGTTAAAAAGCTGTTGAAGTGTGCTGGTGCTGAGCAGAGAGACTGGCAAGTGGAGCTAAACGAATTCCTTCTAAACTACAGGGCGACACCTCACTCAACAAAAGGTTTCACGCCTGCTGAACTGCTGTTCGGACGAAAGATCAAAACGAAGCTTCCTGAAGTTCCAGAGAAGCGCATGCATGCGGAGCTGGCAGAAACATCTAAAGAAGAAGCAACAAATGAAGGACTACGCTGATGACAGAAAACACGCTGTGCCACACACAATTCAAATGGGAGACGCGGTACTCCTTAAGCTGCACTCGCCTCTCTCCCATGAGACGGCCTACGAGCATGTCCCCTACAGGGTGACGAGCATTCAAGGGACAGTTCTAACCGCCGAGCGAGACGGCAGGAGGGTTTTAAGAAATGCGTCGTTCTTCAAACGTATCAAAGGTCAGCAGCATAGTCCAGCACTCGAAGACTGGGACGACTGCATCATTCCAACAGGTGTAACCCAGAGTGACAAGACAGGGTTTAGATCCTCTTAACTTGCAAACAACAAAGCATCCCAACCGAATGCACGGCGAAACCCGAACCATCAAGCCCGCAATACCCAGCCGAAGGTTTTGTCAGATTTCATCGTCGGCCAAGTGCAGGCTGAATAAaagtctgggggggggggggcgtgtagcATCCCCAAGAAAAGCCAACCCACAAGCAGCGCCTCCTATGCGCATTACCGAAGAATCCTGGTGCGACAACTGGGCTGAGAGGGGGAGGGCCACGGGAAGCGCGGCGCTCGACACGGTGTGGAGTAAATGTTCCTTTGAGTTTTAATCGAGTCCAGTCTTGTTATCTGGAATAGAGATAACTCCCGCGCCGGGAGCCGAAACTACAAAGTGAAAGGTTATAGGTGTCTTTGTAGTGACTGATGTGATGGGAAAAGATACGCTTTATCAAGAAAATTGAAGTGATATGAGACGTGTGAAGAAAGTTATGATTGATACAGAGGCGGGAGCTATTATGCTGTCAAACTATTGGGTCAGGTTAGCCCTGGATTTAAAAGCAGTGACACAAGCGAATAATAATTATCGGAATAGACAAAACTACTTGTATGGTTCTGAACAGTCTCGAGCAGGTTAATAGGGTATGCATCCCAGATACCACAAGCCTACTTTACGGTAGACTAGGATACAATAGCTGTACAAGCAACGGAGACAAGCACCAGAGAACAAcagtaaaaaattggaggacgcttaagcttcgccttcaagagtggaacgcgatagcgttatggcacaccgttcgcaccgcccactcatgcgcagggcatgctcttgacgagacgaagtggAGCAGTGAGCGAGGGGCGCTACCTGTCAGGGCAGCGGCGTACATCGCGAgcagggggtcttctgtgtttgccgccaGATGGCTCAGGGTGTGCACCaggcgcagaagaaatgtagcggaaacgtacttcgctacgcgtttaactgcgacttctgtaattacATGCTCAaaattactgatatacaccgcagtataactttctacggagCGTCTctgaggcaacaccgcattcactagaggcgcatttgtcgcgctttgaacggtcgaactcatggctgagtggtagcatctccgtcccacacgcagcccatcttgcaagttttttTGTTTATGAATTGTCTTCCGGAATTTTTTGCTCCCGGCCAACACCaccgacaccagcttttctgcgacacgagctccttaacgctatcgcgttaaaaatttaGCTTCGGCGTTGGTTTCAATGGCCTATTGAGGCGGAGCATGGCAGCCTTCACGTAGTGTAGTGTCGTTGCGAGGAAATACGGGCGGAAAGAAACAGAGGGGGCAGGACAAGTCTGTTCTGTCGACTCCATTTTTGCCCGCCGATATTTACGCTTAACGACACTACATCATGACCAACTGATGCACCAACGCTTCTGAACTTCACATAGTGTTTAATACGCGGGGTGACGTTTTTTTAATTTTACGGAGTTTTAAAGTTCACCCATGCGAAGTAGTATAAATATTGTCCTTGAACtcgattattcgaagaggcgcacattattagcgcgagaaatcgaaacacatatttaaCTAAAATAAAACGCTCGCTACTTACATTGCTAATTAATTGCTTTACGGCCCATTTTGAAATGCAGGAAACAGCCGGTGGGGATGCTGGACGTATCCACTTAAAATGAATTTCCACGATGAGACCAGTTTGGAAATACTTTCCATAGCATGCGTAAAAGAACGTTTCGTGAAGCCTAAGTGGAACAAGAGTGGATTTTTACGGTGTGTTTGTTGGTGCATATCTCCAAGCTAGTGTCGTTCTGGAATTTAATTCTGAGTGCATAGACCTTGCGAAATCACTCGCTATAATTCGTACAATGTAATAGGTAATATGTGAAAGTGCGGCGGGGGCGTAGAGGTAGAAAatctgcctcgcgtgcaagaggaccgtggttcgaatcccggtgccacgcaatttcccactgaaaaaaaaaaaagaaatgcccgtGTCACTAAAATTACATGAACAGGCCTGATGTGCagtctgatcccggtgaccagaaccggtaacgcacttcctcaccagagcaggatcgggcaacctggtgcagtacttggtcacCACTTTATATATGAATACAGCACTTAAACCCCGCCTTCAGGCCCTAGCAGCTGCAAAGGAACTGACCAcggtggtggtcagacctgtaacgtagcagagggtgctaagaatccctcgATCaggacaggccgtcattggaatgttaacctggcaaagtttaacagtggaacgttacctagtgaggcaagtctagcagtgctattgaaggaattagagggcagtaactgggatataatagggctcagtgaagttaggaggacaaatgaagcacatGCAGTGAtaaaaacgggcacgtcctgtgcttccagggcttagcggagagacgagaactaggagttggattcctgattaacaagaatatagctggtaatatacaggaattgtatagcattaacgagaggatggcagTTCGTGTTGTGAATCttaaattgaaggtcgtacagatctacgcccctacatccaatcatgtaGGCCGGGACTTCCGAAGCTGCTATAAAGACGTCGATTcgccgatgggtaaagtcaaagcaaaataattgaattgaattatgcggttttacgtgccaaaaccactttctgattatgaggcacgccgcagtgaaggactccggaaatttcgaccacctggggttctttaacgggcacctaaatcaacgtacacggttgtttttgcatttcgcccccataagaatgcggccgccatggccgggattcaatcccgcgaactcctgctcagcagcccaacaccatagacactgcgcaaccacggcgggttcaagaCAGAGTACACTttactgatggacgacttcaatgccaagtaggcaagacgcaggctggagacaagtcagtgggggaatattgcatgggcactaggaatagcatgggagagttattagtagactttgcagaacataaCAATATAGGGATAtttaataccttcttccgcaagcgagatagccgaaagtgaagGTAGatgagcccgaatgacgagagtAGAAataaatagactttatactctgtgctaaccctggcataatacaatatgtggacgtccTCGGCAAAgcgcgctgcagtgactatagggTGATAAGAATTGGAATTaggctagacttgaggaggaaacggaagaaattggtacataacacgccaatcaatgagttagcagtaagagggaaaatagacgaattccagatcaagccacagaacaggtattcgggttTAGCTCAGGATAGGGGAACTTAGctttgaaacaatgaacgacaatcttaggatcataaggagtgtgcaatagaagtcggtggtaactcggtttacaggataccagtaagctatcgcaggagacgaaagatctgattaataaatgccaatgtatgaaagcctctaaccctacagctagaatagaactggcagaattttcgaagttaatcaacaagcgcaagacagctgacataaggaccTATGATATGGATAGAAATGAACAAGCCCTCAGGaatagaggaagcctaaaagcagtgaagaagaaactaggaatttgcgagaataagatgtatgcgttaagagacacagccggcaatatcattactaatatagatgagatacttcaagtggctgaggagttctacagagatttatacagtaacaaTGGCACCCAAaaggataatggaagagagaatggtctagcggaaattgaaatcccacaagtaataccggatgaagtaaagaaagccttgggagctatgcaaaggaggaaggcagctagggaggatcaggtaacagctcatttgttgaaggatggtgggcagtttACTCTAGAAAAACTGCGCAACCTGTAtgcgcaatgtctcatgacctcgagcgtaccggaatcttggaagaacgctaacataatcctaatccataagaaaagggacgccaaagacttgaaaaattatagaccgatcaccttactgtgcgttgcctacaaagtatttactaaggtaatcgcaaatagaatcaggaacaccttagacttctgtcaaccaaaggaccaggcaggattccgtaaaggctactcaacaatagaccatattcacactatcaatcaggcggtagagaagtgtgcggaatataatcaacccttttatatagctttcattgattacgagaaatcgtttgattcagtcgaaaactCGGCACtcttggaggcattacggaatcagggtgtagacgagctgtatgtaaaaatactgagaactatctatagccgctccacagccactgtagtcctccataaaaaaagcaataaaattccattaaagaaaggcgtcaggccgggagatacgatctctccaatgctattcacagcgtgtttacagaaggtattcagagacctggattgggaagaattggggataagtgtttatggagaataccttagtaacttgcgattcgctgatgatatggccttgcttagtaactcagggtaccaattggaatgcatgctcactgacctggagaggcaaagcagaagggtgggtccaaaaattaatctgcagaaaactaaagtaatgtttaacagtctcggaagagaacagcagtttaggataggtagcgaggcactgggagtggtaatgtaatacatctacttagggcaggtggtgaccgtggatcgggat
Protein-coding sequences here:
- the LOC142577672 gene encoding uncharacterized protein LOC142577672, which encodes MSHVAPTAAKCIPTDGGYEAMLPAFWPFDPYTDPTSLAQRWTKWQARFDNFLLAANIQNAARKRAMLLHYAGDAVHDIFLTLPDRGTDYEMAVAKLNAHFAARKNAVYERHVFRQEKQSSEETVDQFQVRLRKLAATCEFTNEEQEIVSLMIEGSNSAKLRRSALRERDVTLEKIMEIGRSLETAEFQATSMEGRERVEPVEKVTKIKQWRRSEPSSNQSEHKLSGNRPENKQAEKCSCCGGAWPHKGGKLSPPAWGATCHKCQKKNHFAKFCRQRLTVHSIDVTGTAASTQQDTSVEDCVFHVQSHRQELPVVTVKINDTPLEFSVDSGAKSTSSG